CGGGGTGCTGAGGGCCTACTTCGAGCGGAGCCTCCGGCGGTGCGTCCGGCGGCTGCTCCCGTTCTTCGACCCGTTCATCACCGTCGACATCGCCAGCCTGCGCGAGGACTACATGGACAAGATCAAGTCCAGCGACGCCTACGAGGAGGTCAAGGCGCACCTGAGCGCCGCGTGCTCGCGGGAGGCGCGCCACTTCCGGGCCGAGGGCGCCGACGAGGGCACCGGCTTCGTGCTCAGCATGCGGGAGGGGCAGGACGAGGTGGCCGACGAGTTCCGGGGCGTCACCATCTGGTGGTCCGCTCTCAAGGAGGACGACTACGACATGCGGAGGTGCTGCCGCCTCACCTTCCACCAGAGGCACAGGAAGCTCATCGTCGACGAGTACCTCCCGCACGTGCGACGGTGCGGGCGCGCTGCCATGTccggcacccgccgccgccgcctctacaCCAACAAGACCAACCTCAGCTACTCGTACGTGCTAGTCTCTTCTTACTTTACGTACTACTTCTAGTAGTTAGTATTTTATTTGCCGTCAACTCATATGATCAAGAATTTCCTTCTCACAGTGCTAGCAGGAAAGACGTGTGGAGCTACATCGACTTTCACCATCCGACGACGTTCGAAACCCTCGCCATGCACCCCGACAAGAAGCAGATGATCATCGACGACCTCAACGACTTCCGCAGCAGCGAGGACTACTACCTCCGCATCGGCAAGGCGTGGAAGCGCGGCTACCTCCTCTACGGCCCGCCGGGAACGGGCAAGTCCACCATGATCGCTGCCATGGCCAACTACCTCAACTACACCGTCTACGACATCGAGCTGACGACGCTAAAATCCAACAATGACCTACGGAAGCTCTTCGTCGAGACGACGGGCAAGTCGATCATTGTCATCGAGGACATCGACTGCTCCCTCAACCTAACCGGCAGCCGCGCCGCCATGGCCCAGACAAAGCGAGCGGACGGGGCGCCCAAGAAGGGCAGCGTAGTGACGCTGTCCGGACTGCTCAACTTCATCGACGGGATCTGGTCGGCACACAGTGGCGAGTGGATCATCGTGTTCACCACCAACCACCTGGACAAGCTCGATGCCGCGCTAATCCGGCGCGGGAGGATGGACTTGCACATTGAGATGTCCTACTGTGGGTTCGAGGCATTCAAGCGAATATGGCGAATCCTAACCAGTTGAGCGCGTAACGCGTATCACGCCCGTCGCTGCTGCCTATGGATCCGCGCGCTGTGGCCCACTGGGTCCCAGCCAAAGGTCCACTTAATTTCAGTTCCCACCGCTATACGGGTGAAATACAGTCAAATCGTACCTGTGCAAATCCCATACGGCCGTACGTAAGCCACCCGTGAGACCCGCAgctacaccaccaccaccacccatcgCCACCATCACTCCATCGGATTTCAAATTTTGAATCCCCTCAGCCAGATTCTGCTTCTCTCCCCGGTGACCCACTTGCGACGCCCCATCGCACAAACGCCGTCGGGACTGACTTCGTCGCCGGTCTCAAGTTCGCCGCCATCCAAAACAATCAATCCTCATGGGGAATCTCTCACAGATCTGTTATTCAGGTACATACTCTCAAAAGTTTGGATCTTTTTCCGTCGGTTTCTCTCGCATCTGACTGAAGAAGTCAATCGCCATGAACAGCTTTCGCTCCGCTCCCTCCGATCCGGTCTACGTTCCAGTCTAGGGAACGCCAGAGGAAGATGAATGTTGGTCGCCAACAAGGCACTCCGGTGCTCCTTCATCGTTAGAGGATTGGGCTCCTTCCCCGTCTAGCCACGGACAAGTGAAGTGCCTGAGTCAAATTCAGATGTCTCGTCTACTCCGTGGAttgcaaggtactccctccgtccggaaaaagtTGTCACCGTGTACATTTTGCAGAAAACACCCCCAGCTTCTCCCGACACAACCCGCACTCCACGCCGCCCATTCTTCCCCTCGCTACCCCATTCATTCGTTGCTTGCTCGCCGGCGACGCCGTGACGCCGCGCCGCCTCGATCCCTTCCTCCCTCCCCACGCCCCACGTCGCCTTGCCCCTCCCTCCCCACCTCCGCCCACGCCGGTGCCACCTTCTTCCCCCATGCCTCGTTTGAAGCTTCGAATTTTGCCCGAAGGTTGGATTTTTGCGCGGCGGCCTAGCGAGGCGTCCAACCCCGAGGACCACTGGCCATGGCGGCCGCCGTCCATGTCTACCTCCTCCgtcagcctcctcctcgagtgcCCCCTCTCCGTCTGCCGCCTCGTCAACCCGGCCTCTTCTCCTGCCATGGCGCTCCCCCCTCCCGCCTTCCAGTCTCCGCTCCTCCCTCCCCGTCGGCACCTGCCAACTACCCGGCGACCCCTAATGG
The window above is part of the Triticum aestivum cultivar Chinese Spring chromosome 2A, IWGSC CS RefSeq v2.1, whole genome shotgun sequence genome. Proteins encoded here:
- the LOC123191102 gene encoding AAA-ATPase At3g28610, translating into MAGPDEAKMAAMVRSWPWVGMLMPMVLRHLRKSAWLYLMPMVAACVPIGVLRAYFERSLRRCVRRLLPFFDPFITVDIASLREDYMDKIKSSDAYEEVKAHLSAACSREARHFRAEGADEGTGFVLSMREGQDEVADEFRGVTIWWSALKEDDYDMRRCCRLTFHQRHRKLIVDEYLPHVRRCGRAAMSGTRRRRLYTNKTNLSYSASRKDVWSYIDFHHPTTFETLAMHPDKKQMIIDDLNDFRSSEDYYLRIGKAWKRGYLLYGPPGTGKSTMIAAMANYLNYTVYDIELTTLKSNNDLRKLFVETTGKSIIVIEDIDCSLNLTGSRAAMAQTKRADGAPKKGSVVTLSGLLNFIDGIWSAHSGEWIIVFTTNHLDKLDAALIRRGRMDLHIEMSYCGFEAFKRIWRILTS